From Pseudothermotoga thermarum DSM 5069, a single genomic window includes:
- a CDS encoding EscU/YscU/HrcU family type III secretion system export apparatus switch protein, with protein sequence MDYSHKLAVALGYDPERFEAPFVIAKGKGELAQKIIEEAEKNGIPIVSSPELVGKLYKLEILEQIPDDLYFAVAEILAFVQNLKKS encoded by the coding sequence ATGGACTACTCGCATAAGTTGGCTGTGGCTTTGGGTTACGATCCAGAACGATTTGAAGCACCATTCGTGATAGCCAAAGGCAAAGGTGAGCTAGCACAAAAAATAATCGAAGAAGCCGAGAAAAACGGTATACCAATAGTTTCCAGTCCAGAATTGGTGGGAAAACTTTATAAGTTGGAAATTTTAGAGCAGATTCCAGACGATTTGTACTTTGCCGTCGCAGAAATACTTGCGTTCGTTCAAAATTTAAAGAAAAGCTAG
- a CDS encoding glycerol-3-phosphate acyltransferase, with protein MKSAFSILIGYLLGCFLPAYFFAKWFKKVDIRTLGDGNPGTTNVKRTLGLKFAVPTALYDTTKGILAMFIAEKIFHCQSLVVYLSGVAAIVGHVAPFYLKFKGGKGAATATGMLIIMLLRISRNIQPFALISTLAYLTFYVLSMFFATKDENFLALSTLPILAIVLIFLVPLLNETIFSLCLMGYLFFVGVKNMQKLKMFTIKSENLPLWRIFIRPAAMSFFVLSLVISKIALITLVGIVLACSFATDLIRLSHERVGKILNEEIAPRFRIYKQKEKHRISSITMFLLGVFLTYLLFSESIAIASLCFLVFGDMMAKIVGINYGRTMILKTSAGKTLEGWVGFLSISVSAAYFLWFAKILPLWIGLVGALVASIAESLPIPIDDNVSVPVLSGAVMMLLMNLG; from the coding sequence GTGAAAAGCGCTTTTTCAATTTTGATTGGATATTTACTTGGTTGTTTTCTTCCCGCTTATTTCTTCGCGAAATGGTTTAAAAAAGTTGACATCAGAACGTTGGGGGACGGGAATCCTGGAACCACGAACGTGAAAAGAACACTTGGCTTAAAGTTTGCGGTACCAACGGCTTTGTACGACACAACAAAAGGAATTTTGGCAATGTTTATCGCAGAAAAAATCTTTCATTGTCAATCTTTAGTTGTTTACCTTTCTGGTGTGGCAGCTATCGTTGGTCATGTTGCACCATTTTATTTGAAGTTCAAAGGCGGCAAGGGAGCTGCAACTGCGACTGGTATGTTAATAATTATGCTCTTGAGGATATCAAGGAATATACAACCTTTTGCTTTGATAAGTACTTTGGCTTATCTCACTTTTTATGTTCTTTCAATGTTTTTTGCAACGAAAGATGAGAATTTCTTGGCTTTATCTACACTTCCTATTCTTGCGATTGTTTTGATCTTTCTTGTACCTTTATTGAATGAAACGATTTTTTCCTTGTGCTTGATGGGTTATCTTTTCTTTGTCGGTGTAAAGAATATGCAAAAGCTTAAAATGTTCACAATAAAAAGTGAAAATCTTCCTCTTTGGAGAATTTTCATAAGACCAGCTGCCATGTCGTTTTTTGTTTTAAGTTTGGTGATCAGCAAAATTGCTCTTATTACACTTGTTGGAATTGTTTTGGCTTGCTCTTTTGCAACTGATTTAATAAGACTTTCACACGAAAGGGTTGGAAAAATTTTAAACGAAGAAATTGCTCCAAGATTCAGAATTTACAAGCAGAAGGAAAAACATAGAATTTCTTCGATTACCATGTTTTTGCTGGGAGTGTTCCTTACGTATTTGCTTTTCAGCGAAAGTATAGCTATAGCAAGTTTGTGTTTTCTTGTTTTTGGAGATATGATGGCTAAAATTGTTGGAATAAACTATGGTCGCACGATGATATTGAAAACATCCGCAGGAAAAACGTTAGAGGGTTGGGTTGGTTTTTTGAGTATTTCAGTCAGCGCAGCATATTTTCTTTGGTTCGCGAAAATTCTGCCACTTTGGATAGGTTTAGTGGGCGCCTTGGTTGCTTCGATTGCGGAAAGTCTACCCATTCCTATAGACGACAACGTGAGCGTTCCAGTTTTATCCGGTGCGGTTATGATGCTTTTAATGAATTTAGGTTAA
- a CDS encoding transposase codes for MDEGKEEKGEAILVGVRMGPAYSDERKLLLGLMERTWVKAGCVIGDALYRMSVELLGRLLERAELVLVPVRDTLHTKVRNPLRGKVKEMYETNREKYKERYVVEQVIGKIKNAYGRCEGTKSMQMAKKRIWVKMILYNWVKVIFLLLFIRRVYFCRGLFETL; via the coding sequence TTGGATGAGGGGAAGGAAGAAAAAGGGGAAGCAATACTTGTAGGGGTAAGGATGGGACCAGCATACAGTGACGAGAGGAAACTTTTGTTGGGATTGATGGAGAGGACGTGGGTAAAGGCTGGATGTGTGATAGGGGATGCACTTTACAGGATGAGTGTGGAGCTACTGGGGAGATTACTTGAGCGGGCGGAACTTGTGCTGGTTCCGGTGAGGGATACATTACACACGAAGGTTAGGAATCCTTTGAGGGGTAAGGTGAAAGAGATGTACGAAACCAACAGGGAGAAGTACAAGGAGAGGTATGTAGTTGAGCAAGTGATAGGGAAGATAAAGAATGCGTATGGCAGATGTGAAGGTACAAAGAGCATGCAGATGGCGAAGAAGAGGATATGGGTGAAGATGATACTGTACAACTGGGTAAAGGTAATATTTTTGTTGTTGTTTATTAGGAGGGTATATTTTTGTCGAGGGTTATTTGAAACACTTTGA
- a CDS encoding hyaluronan-mediated motility receptor (RHAMM) has product MRRKYSLKRLSVKMIKSLLQLIEDELKETCCKKKRGRPREYSERRSFRDTVFYLEEIFKKKMPAISTLHYW; this is encoded by the coding sequence ATGAGGAGAAAATATTCACTGAAAAGATTATCCGTGAAGATGATTAAGAGTTTACTGCAACTTATTGAGGATGAGCTGAAAGAGACTTGTTGTAAGAAGAAACGTGGCAGACCAAGAGAATACTCTGAGAGAAGGTCGTTTAGAGACACGGTTTTTTATCTTGAAGAGATATTCAAAAAGAAGATGCCTGCGATTTCAACGCTTCATTATTGGTAG
- a CDS encoding uracil-xanthine permease family protein: MIDNPVPLVQEKVTGWKFFALSLQHFIAMFGATVLVPLLTGLDPLVALFTAGLGTLVFHACTAGAVPVFLGSSFAFIAPVLLVKERFKDLRYATGGIVIAGLVYLLFALLAWLVGVEKVKKLFPPVVTGPIIILIGLTLSPVAIQMASSNWFIAAVVIITVIIVSAVLKGFWNLVPVLIGVSVGYLVSIFTGQVDFTPIQQASWFDIPKFMLPIFEWSAIVTIAPVALATVMEHIGDITTNGAVVGKNFFEYPGLHRTLIGDGLATSVAGLVGGPANTTYSENTGVLALTRVYDPRVLRGAALLAIVASFIAKFGAVLRTLPSSVIGGISLILFGMIASIGIRTLVNAKVDFSKPKNLLVASLILTIGLGGASFKIGVVELKGISLAAIVGILANILIPDKFANDC; the protein is encoded by the coding sequence ATGATTGATAACCCGGTCCCCCTTGTTCAAGAGAAAGTCACTGGATGGAAGTTTTTCGCCCTATCTTTGCAACACTTCATTGCTATGTTTGGAGCCACCGTTCTTGTACCATTGTTAACAGGTCTTGATCCACTTGTAGCTCTTTTCACGGCAGGTTTAGGTACCCTTGTGTTTCACGCGTGCACTGCAGGTGCTGTCCCTGTTTTTCTAGGTTCAAGTTTTGCTTTCATTGCTCCTGTTCTTCTTGTCAAGGAAAGGTTTAAAGACCTGCGCTATGCAACTGGAGGTATTGTGATAGCAGGACTGGTTTATCTTCTTTTTGCGCTTTTAGCTTGGCTCGTGGGAGTCGAAAAGGTCAAAAAACTCTTTCCTCCTGTTGTCACTGGTCCAATAATCATTTTGATTGGTTTGACCTTAAGTCCTGTGGCAATTCAGATGGCTAGTAGCAATTGGTTTATTGCTGCAGTTGTAATAATCACTGTAATAATAGTTTCGGCAGTTTTAAAAGGCTTTTGGAATCTTGTACCTGTTCTAATAGGTGTTTCAGTTGGATACCTTGTTTCAATATTCACTGGTCAGGTTGATTTTACCCCTATTCAACAAGCAAGCTGGTTTGATATACCAAAGTTCATGCTCCCAATTTTTGAATGGTCAGCAATTGTTACAATCGCACCTGTGGCTTTGGCAACAGTTATGGAGCATATAGGGGATATAACTACCAATGGGGCTGTGGTTGGAAAGAACTTTTTCGAATACCCTGGACTTCACAGAACCTTGATTGGTGATGGCCTTGCCACATCTGTTGCAGGTTTGGTTGGAGGGCCTGCAAACACAACTTACAGTGAAAACACAGGAGTTCTAGCGCTCACAAGAGTTTATGATCCAAGGGTTTTAAGAGGGGCGGCTTTGCTAGCAATTGTTGCATCGTTCATTGCAAAATTTGGTGCTGTGCTTAGAACTCTTCCAAGCTCAGTGATTGGTGGAATCAGTTTGATACTTTTTGGAATGATTGCATCAATTGGAATAAGGACTTTGGTAAACGCAAAGGTTGATTTTTCAAAACCAAAAAATTTGCTTGTAGCTTCTTTGATTCTCACGATAGGCCTGGGAGGAGCTTCCTTCAAAATTGGAGTAGTTGAGCTTAAAGGGATCAGTCTTGCAGCGATTGTTGGTATATTGGCCAACATTTTAATACCAGATAAATTTGCCAACGATTGTTAA
- a CDS encoding IMP cyclohydrolase, producing MLGGRKLNIHRVLISVWDKTGILDFVSALSGKGIEIIATQGTASFLASHNIPVKPIEELTGSSNLLDGSLKTIHHRIFAAILAKSTEEHIDQLKKLGVEPIDMVVVNLRPLNYESTTDEKQLLERIDIGGVALLRAAAKNYRNVVPVCDYNDFKEILDSIEKCGDITLYHRRKLCVKAFKKCAEYDMQVSQILAQLFAVEL from the coding sequence TTGCTGGGAGGAAGGAAGCTGAATATTCATAGAGTTTTAATCAGTGTTTGGGATAAGACAGGAATACTTGATTTTGTCAGTGCCTTGAGTGGTAAGGGAATTGAAATTATAGCCACTCAAGGTACTGCTTCTTTTTTGGCAAGCCACAATATTCCAGTGAAACCAATAGAGGAGCTAACTGGTTCTTCCAATTTACTGGATGGATCGTTGAAGACAATTCATCATCGAATTTTTGCGGCTATATTGGCAAAGTCTACAGAAGAACACATAGATCAGTTGAAAAAACTTGGTGTTGAACCGATCGACATGGTTGTGGTAAATTTAAGACCTTTGAATTATGAATCAACCACGGACGAAAAGCAATTGCTCGAAAGAATCGACATCGGTGGGGTTGCCTTGTTGAGGGCAGCTGCAAAAAATTATAGAAACGTGGTTCCAGTTTGCGATTACAATGACTTTAAAGAGATACTTGATTCGATAGAAAAATGTGGGGATATAACACTTTATCACAGAAGAAAACTGTGCGTCAAAGCTTTCAAAAAATGCGCAGAATATGATATGCAGGTTAGTCAAATTTTGGCACAGCTTTTTGCTGTCGAGTTGTAA
- a CDS encoding ComF family protein, whose translation MIVLSFLEKVFLEFFPNSCPLCGKRIGIKELLCQTCEKEIKNGPLPIVHKSKFFTAYFYGKYESKLRDLILAYKNGKHWRLSKVIAYCMADLITRYPSSADLLTWVPSSYKATEERGFETMRLVAENLSKALKIPAKKLLESKAKTSRRGIAGNDRIRIVDGMIYPVGQISGDIVLIDDVFTTGKTVAECVHVLKNNGARNVTVYCLAIVQR comes from the coding sequence ATGATTGTTCTTTCTTTTTTGGAAAAAGTTTTTCTTGAATTCTTTCCCAATTCTTGTCCGTTGTGTGGAAAAAGAATTGGAATTAAAGAGCTTCTTTGTCAAACGTGCGAAAAAGAAATAAAAAATGGTCCTTTGCCGATAGTTCACAAATCGAAGTTTTTCACGGCTTATTTCTATGGTAAATATGAGTCAAAGCTACGCGATTTGATTCTTGCTTACAAAAACGGCAAGCACTGGCGGCTTTCCAAGGTTATTGCATATTGTATGGCAGATTTGATAACTCGTTATCCATCTTCAGCTGATTTATTAACATGGGTTCCGTCAAGTTATAAAGCCACTGAAGAACGAGGTTTTGAAACAATGCGGCTTGTGGCTGAAAATCTATCAAAAGCTTTGAAGATACCTGCAAAAAAATTGCTCGAATCTAAAGCTAAAACTAGTAGACGTGGAATTGCGGGAAATGATAGAATTAGAATTGTGGATGGTATGATATATCCTGTTGGACAAATAAGTGGTGACATTGTGTTGATTGACGATGTTTTTACAACTGGTAAAACTGTCGCAGAATGCGTGCATGTTCTAAAAAACAATGGTGCTAGAAACGTGACAGTTTATTGTTTAGCTATTGTGCAGCGTTGA
- a CDS encoding ABC transporter substrate-binding protein — protein MPKDLMIDTLLAGLGRPQWGPISEAAAAYYNDAVLRKYPYDLDYARMMLELGGFKWDAQGNLIDANGNKVEFILMTNAGNTVREGICNILRDELAKLGMKVTFVPLDFNLLVEKMLNTGDWEAIVIGLTGSDEPQGGRNVWALKGTLHFWNFHPEVKPFVDPAIYEAPWWEVEIDRIFAENVRILDQKKVFEMFSRFQELVSEYLPLIYTFQQDYLYAYTNKLQNVEPTAFGGMLWNIDWIWKKQ, from the coding sequence ATGCCGAAAGATCTCATGATAGATACTCTGTTGGCTGGACTTGGAAGACCACAGTGGGGACCAATAAGCGAAGCAGCGGCTGCTTATTACAACGACGCCGTTTTGAGAAAATATCCATATGATTTGGATTATGCAAGAATGATGCTTGAACTTGGTGGATTCAAGTGGGATGCACAAGGCAACCTTATAGATGCAAATGGCAACAAGGTAGAGTTCATTCTTATGACTAACGCAGGAAATACTGTACGCGAGGGAATCTGCAATATCTTAAGAGATGAGCTTGCAAAGCTTGGTATGAAGGTCACCTTTGTGCCACTTGATTTCAACTTGCTTGTCGAAAAAATGTTGAACACCGGTGATTGGGAAGCCATAGTCATTGGTTTGACTGGATCTGATGAACCGCAAGGTGGAAGAAACGTTTGGGCTTTGAAAGGAACATTACATTTCTGGAATTTCCATCCAGAAGTCAAACCATTTGTCGATCCAGCCATTTACGAGGCGCCGTGGTGGGAAGTTGAGATCGATAGAATCTTTGCAGAAAACGTCAGAATACTTGATCAAAAGAAAGTCTTCGAAATGTTCTCAAGGTTCCAAGAACTCGTTTCAGAATACTTGCCTCTGATCTACACGTTCCAACAAGATTATTTGTACGCATACACAAATAAACTACAAAATGTTGAACCAACCGCATTTGGTGGAATGCTTTGGAACATCGATTGGATCTGGAAAAAACAGTAA